A stretch of DNA from Lysinibacillus sp. B2A1:
AAATCCAGTGGAGGTATGTAATTTTCTTGCAAAAGAAGCATTGTCAATGGGTGCAAAACTCTATACAAATACCCGTGTGCAACAATTAAACATATCACAAAATAATCTACATACCGAAAATAACATGTCGGTTCAATATAACAAACTTATTTTGTGTTCACATTACCCCATTGAAGCCTTTAAAGGGCTACAGCTTTTTAAGCTTTCTAACAGCCGTTCCTATATGGTTGCCAGCAAAATTAATGATACGATGCAAGGACAATATCTCTGCGTAGATTTCCCTTCCCGTTCGATTCGTACCGCAACCATTAACAATGAGCATTATTTAGTACTAGGTGGCGCTAACCATATTGCAGGTGGAACAGCAAAGACAGCGCCCTATTATGAGGCCATTGAAGGAGAAATGAAGGCACATTTCGATCAAGAACCAATCTATCGTTGGTCCGCACAGGATATTGAAACACCTGACATGATTCCTTATGTAGGAAGGATTACAAAATCGCTGCCTAATGTTCTTATTGCAACTGGTTACCGTAAATGGGGAATCTCCAACTCATTTGTAGCTGGAGATATATTATCTTCCTTGATTACAGGTTCAAGGAGTGAAGACGGTGCAATTGCTCTTTATTCACCAGCACGTACAAAATTTGGCGCTCAATTTATGCAAATGCTTAAGGTAGGAGGATTTGTAGCCAAGGAATTTGTCGGTGGCTATCTTAGAAATGCCAGTGCACCAACTTGTACGCATTTAGGCTGTAAAACAAAATGGAATGAAGCTGATGAAACTTGGGATTGCCCTTGTCATGGCTCCCGCTTCAATGCTAAGGGAGAGGTTCTTGAAGGTCCTGCTGTACAACCATTAAAATTAGAATAGAAGAGGCTGTCTTTTTTTAAGACAGCCTTTTCATAGTGTTGAAAAATTAAATAGTCAAGGGACTCTTTGTGAATATTTAGTCAAAATGAAGGTGATTTCCGTTCCAGGCTACTCGCTTTCCAGTGGGCGAGCGACGAGCCGCTTCCTGCGCTGACGCTCCGTGCAGGGTCTCGTCTGTCTCGCTATCCCACGGGAGTCGAGTAGCCTTGCACTCCAATCTGCAATAGTGTAGAACTTTAAATATTTTCTTCCCTCAAAAGAAAAGTAAAAGCATGTTACTCACCATCATTAAATGGATAGAATATTGGTACAATTCTACAGATGTTAACCTACATTTTATGCGTAAAACAAACTACTTTGTAACTTTACATAAAGTACTCCTCTGTTTTCGCATAGAAAAATGTTATCAAAGCTCCATTTTTGCACAATATAGTGATGGCTTAAGACTTCAAATTTATCACAATATATTTGTGTGAATTGCCAGAAGAAAATACTATGAACAAAGGTTGATTGGAGTGTAGACTGAGTGACTCCTCGGGGATTCAGCGTCACAGATGAGACCCTGGAGCGAGCAACGCGAGTGAAGCGGCTCATCGGACGCCCCCAGGAAAGCACTCAGTCGGAACGGTGATCAACCCCTCGTTTTGAAAAAGGGCTATACTTTTTAATTTGTCACCTTGATTTCATTGACATAATAGTATTTCAACAACATGAAGAGGCTGTCTTTTTTTAAGACAGCCTTTTTTCTCTATTTATTTCAATGCATCCGTTAAAACTGGTACAATTTGTTTTTTACGAGATACTACACCTGGTAAAATAACACGATTATTAACTAGCTCTGCTCCAAAACCTTTTGCTGCAGCCTCTGCTACTTGTCCAATTGCAACAGCCGTTGAATCATTATTTAAAATATCTGTCACAACAAAGAAGAATAAATCTAATCCATTTTCTGCAACATTTTTATTTAATAAAATTTCTAATTCCTCTTGGCGTCCAAGCACGTCATTAATATCAACAGCGTTTACCTGAGCAACTACAGATTTATATTCCCCAAACTGGAACTCTTTTGCATCTAATGATAAAAGATCCTCTAATGATTTATCTGAAAGGTCAGCGCCTGCCTTCAACATTGCTAACCCGTACTCCGCGATGTCAACTCCTGCAATCGCTGCTAATTCATCACCAGCTTTTATATCTTGCTCTGTGCAAGTAGGTGATTTGAATAATAATGTGTCTGAAATAATAGCAGAAAGCATTAATCCCGCAATATTTGAAGGTATTTCAACACTGTTCTCCTTGAAGATTTTGTTTAAAATTGTAGCAGTACAGCCAACAGGTTCAGCACGGTAGTATAAAGGATCAGCTGTTTGGAAGTTTGCAATACGGTGATGATCGATAACCTCTGTAATTTGTACTTCTTCAATGCCATCAGCAGATTGTTGGAATTCATTGTGGTCTACAAGAATTACTTGTTCTGCCTCTCCTACTACTGTTGAGATGGAACGCGGTGCCCCAAAGCCAAATTTATCTAAAGCAAACTGTGTTTCGTTATTTACTTCTCCTAGACGTACCGCTTCAGCATCTACCCCTAGTTGTTGCTTTAAGTATGCATAGACAATAGCAGATGTAATTGTGTCTGTATCTGGATTTTTATGACCAAAAACTAAAACTTTACTCATTAAAATTACTCCTCCTAAATAGCAATAACATTTATTTTATTTTATCATACCCTATGAACTATCGTGATAGAAAGTAAAACTTTGTCTATCAGTGCTTGCAATATATTTGTATTAAAAATCCATATGATATTTTTCATATACTAAAATAACTTCAATACATCTAATATCATACTTTTCCCATTGGTTAAAAAAGATAAATATGTGTAGCTATAAGGTAAATATTATCATCAACAACTATATTATTATCTTTTTTTACCATCCTATTTTTAACATTTAATATTAATAATAAATACTTCATTAAAAATAATTGCAATAAATAGATATATAGTTGGGTTTTTATGTTTAAGAAAACATAAGTTTATGATATTATCAGATAGTCTATATTTTAGGATATACAGGAAATGGGGATTACAATGACAAAGAAGATGGAAAAAAAGTATATTCCTTTAGCAAATTATTTTGAAGTAGCTTTACAACAAGAGATTACTTTATCCTTTAGCGAACTAGAAAATATTATGGGACAAGCCTTACCAAATGCAGCTTACCTGAATAAAAGCTGGTGGAAAAAAACAAAACCTCCTCTTACACATTATTTGTCATGGACAAATGCAGGTTACTACGTTATTGATATTAAACTTGGAACTAGTGTAACTTTCTCGCGTACACAAATGAAGGCTGCATCGAATAATATCTCTAAAGATGACGACATCCCATCTGCATACATAATCCGAGCAATCGAAGCCTCCGATGCTAGATCATTTATACATTTACAGGAAGAGATTTTCGAACAAACTGACTTTATGTATAACATTCAAGATGAGTTGGATTTAACTGTACAACAGCTTCGTAAAAATTTAATCTACTGGAAGCAACTAAGAAACAGAACAATTTTACTTTGTGTATTAAATGGCAATTTTGCTGGTTATGTAGTTATCCATGGCTACAAGCATTCTAAAAATAAACACGTTGCATCTATTCACCTAGCTGTTAAGGAAGAGTTTCAAGGAAAAGGAATTGGTTTGGCACTTATGGAGGCAGTTGAGAAATGGTCTAAACAGCGAGAAATTTCACGCTTAGAATTGTGCGTTATGGAGCATAATGATATTGCCTTAAATTTATTCAGAAAATTAGGTTATCAGCAAGAGGGTATTCGAAAAAACGCCATTAAGTTAAATGGTCGCTACATGAACGAATACAGCTTAAGTAAAATTTTATAAGCTTCTTTTCAAGGTGTCTAAAACTTATTTGGGCATCTTTTTTTATCTTCTCCCTCAAAAAAACGCATAGATCACTAACGTATCTACGCGTTGTAATGCCTTAGAAAACCTGCTTTTCTCTTGCAGCATCTAAGAATAATAAATTATTTTCTACTTGTTCATAGGATTGCTGATATTTCTCATATTGCACTTTATCTTGGTTGATCATTTCCTCAATTAATGCATGTAAAAACGAAAATAAAACGGGGACAATATCCAAAGACGTTTGGTTCTTCATTCCAAGCGCAAATATTGCACTTGCATAATCACGAACAGGTGACAACGCAGATCCAGTAATAGCAATAATTTTTACCTTCTTCATTTTTGCAATTTCAACGATAGTTTTTATATCATTTGTATGCTTATCACATGAGAAAACGATTAACGTTGTATGCTCTCCCATACTGTTAATTTGTTGAACAATATCATCAGAATCCGAACGAAGCTGCTTAACGTTAGAACGTAAAGTTCTTAGTGTGTATGATAGCCAGTTTGCAATAGATGCAGCTTGTCGAGTACCTAAAATATAAATATTATCAGCCTTATGCATCCATTTTGAACTTTTCTGCAACATACTATCATTAATAAGATGGATGGTATCTTGAATATTTTGACTATCACGTTGCATAACTTTACCAAAGCTTGTGTTTTGTTGCTTATTTGAAGTATATGTAGGTTGAAGAGTCGTCCCATTTTGAGACATTAAATAACCTCTAATTTCTTCCTGAAGCTCTACATAACCCGATAAATCCATCGCATAACAAAAACGGATAACAGTCGATTCACTAACATTTGCCTGCCTCCCGACTTCAGCCGCTCCGTTACCAATTACAGCTGTGGGGTTGTTCATAACAAATTGTGCAACTTTACGTTGTCCCTTTGATAGCCTTACAAACCTTCTTTTTATTTCTTCATTAATGCTCATCCCTAACAACCTTTCTTTCAATGAAATTATCACGAATGGAGATTGTTTACTACTGACTCTAAATTCGATTAAAAATACAGTATCACGATTACAATTTGAATACAATGACTTTTCAGAAAAATCTTTAGCGCTTCAGCTTGCTAATATAACAGTTCGCAATAAATTGACATAAATTCGTTATATTTTCACTAACCCCAGTATCTTTATCAACTTAATTTATTGGATGGAATTTTCTATTGATTTGTTATTTTAACAGATTCAAGAAAATAATTGTATAAAAATTAATAAAAACTAATTTTTATGTATTAAGAGAGCAATAATTAATAGCTTTTCGTTGCAAGATAGCACCTTCTTGACCAAAAAATAAATGTCTTGGACTATTATTAATCCAAGACATTCCTAATTTTTTAGTCTAATTCGATTTGCTTAGTTTCTTTTCCTAAAAATAGCACTCCGAGAACACCAATAATGATCGCTCCACAGAAAATCGTAAAAATAAAGCCAATATCATATCCTGCTTTTAAAAATGAACCCACTAGCAAGGGACCAAAAATACCGCCTATACGCCCAACAGCTGCCGCCATCCCTGCACCTGTACCACGAATCACAGCCGGATACTGCTCAGGTGTATAAGCATAAAGAGCACCCCATGCTCCTAAATTAAAGAACGACAAAAACATCCCAGACGTTAACAAGGCCGCTAGCGTCTCAGCATTCCCAAAAATGAAAGCACTTACAGCCGTTCCAGTTAAATAGGAAACAAGTACAAATTTCCGGCCAAATCTTTCTATAAACCATGCTGCAGTAAAATAGCCTGGTAGCTGTGCAAGTGTCATAATTAGCACATATTTAAAGCTTGAGATCATATCGAAGCCTTTACCAACCATAACACTAGGAAGCCATAAAAACATCCCGTAATAGGAGAATACTACCGTGAACCATAGCACCCATAGCATAAAAGTAGAACGCGCATATTTCTTCGACCATACATCCACAATATTTTGTCTTATACTACGTTTCTTCGATTCTGCTTTTACAGTAAATTGAGGTGAATCTGGTAAATGCCAGCGAAGATAAATTGCATATACTGCTGGAAGCGCTGTTAACAACAAAGCAGCACGCCATCCCCATGTAGGAATAACAAAATACGAAATCAGTGCTGCAATTAACCACCCTGCTGCCCAGAAGCTTTCTAGTAAAACAACTACTCTTCCTCTTTCCTTAGCTTCAACACTCTCCGAAACTAATGTTGAGGCAACAGGAAGCTCTCCTCCTAGCCCCATACCTACTAAAAAGCGCAAGGCCATAAATGCAAATAAAGTAGTTGTAAACGCGGACAGACCACTTGCAATCGAAAACAAAACCAATGTCCACATAAAAATTTGTTTCCTTCCTACTTTATCAGCAAATATACCGAAAACGAGTGCCCCTACAGCCATCCCAATAGAATTAATGCTACCTATCCAACCTGATTGATTTGGCTCTAGCCCCCAATCAGCAGCTAGGGCTGCAATGACGAACGATAAAATTCCTACATCCATTGCATCGAAAAGCCATCCAACACCCGCTACACCTAATAGCTTGTTACGTGAAATAGATTGTTGTGACTTATTTGTTGTAACCGTATTTGTTGTCATTTAACCACCTGTCTTTACACTTGACTTTACATTATGTGTATACTATACAGTTGTTTCAAGAAAGTGACAAGCACTATTCAAATTACCGAATTGTTTCGACAATTTCAGAATTGCTATTGAAAATATAGTACGATTTGCGTTAAAATGTCTTTTATATAAAAACAACTGTTCTTTCTATAAGAACAAAAGGAGATCGTAAACGTTATGTGGAAAGGCCTAATTGAAGAATATAAACAATTTTTACCCGTAACAGAAAATACACCTGCCCTAACTTTAAATGAAGGTAATACACCTCTTATACATTTGGTGAATCTATCCAAAGAACTTGGGATTGAGCTTTATGGAAAAATCGAAGGGGCAAATCCAACAGGCTCATTTAAAGATAGAGGTATGGTATTTGCCGTTGCAAAAGCAATTGAGGATGGAAGCAAATGCGTAATTTGTGCGTCTACAGGTAATACTTCAGCCGCAGCTGCTGCTTATGCAACGCGCGCTGGAATCCAGTCAATTGTAGTTATTCCTAAGGGCAAAGTAGCTCTAGGTAAGCTGGCACAAGCAACAATGTATGGTGCAAAGATTATCGAAATCGACGGAAACTTTGACGATGCCTTAAACATTGTTCGTCAAGTAAGTGAAACTACTCCTGTAGCTCTTGTAAACTCAGTAAATCCATATCGGATTGAAGGGCAAAAAACAGCCTCATTTGAAATCGTAGATGCTTTAGGAGCAGCACCAGATTATCTATGCATCCCTGTTGGTAATGCAGGCAACATTACTGCATACTGGAAAGGCTTTAAAGAATACAACGCTGCAAAAAGCTGTGGCCTTCCAAAGATGTATGGCTTTGAAGCTGAAGGTGCAGCTGCCATTGTAAAAGGAGAACCAATTGCTGAACCAGAAACTGTGGCAACAGCAATTCGTATTGGAAATCCTGCTAGTTGGAAATTAGCAGAGGCAGCTCGGGATGAGTCTGGGGGCATTATTGATTCCGTAACAGACGAAGAAATCGTTGCAGCCTATAAATTAATTGCTGGTACAGAAGGCATTTTCGTAGAACCTGGTTCTGCTGCATCATTAGCTGGTGTTATTAAATCCGTTAAAAATGGCAAAATCGCCAAAGGCTCAAAAGTAGTTACAATATTTACAGGTAATGGACTAAAAGATCCCGATACTGCCATGAACGTTTCAACAGTAGAGGTTGTTTCTCTTAAAAATAATGAAGAAGAAATTCGCCAATACATTGAGGGCGTACTATGAGTAAAATGTGGCAAATCTCAGTTCCTGGGAGCACAGCCAATCTAGGCCCTGGCTTTGATTCAATAGGACTTGGCTTGTCCCTTTACTTAAAACTAACTGTTTCTGTTCAAGAAAACTGGGAAATTATCCACCTCGATGATAATGGTCCTAAAGAGTTTGAGCTAGAAGAGCATTTACTATACGTGATTGCCAAAAAAATTGCTGATCAATTCGGGAAACAGCTCCCTGCATGTCGTGTAGAGATGGCAAGTGAGCTTCCATTAGCCCGTGGTTTAGGAAGTAGCGCAGCTGTTATTGTGGCTGGCATCGAGTTGGCTAATCAGGTCTGTGAGTTAGGCTTATCTGTACAGGATAAACTTAATTTATCCTCACAAATCGAAGGACACCCAGATAATGCAACAGCCTCAGTATTAGGAGGCTTAACCATTTCTTCAATGGATGAGAATGGCGTTGTTGATACATTCCATGTCAATGATATTGACGCAGCCTTTGTTGTTTTTGTACCTGATGTTGAACTAAAAACAAGTGAATCCCGTTCTGTGTTACCAGAGCAATTTGATCGTACATATGCAGTGCAGGCTTCAGCAAATGCTAATATGTTAGCAGCTGCATTAATGGCACATGATTTCGAGAGAGCGGGTCGCTATATGGAAGCTGACTTATTCCATGAGCCATTCCGGGCAAAATTAATTCCAAACTATACAGAAATTCATGAAGCTGCGAAGAAGAATGGTGCATTTGGAACAGCATTAAGTGGTGCAGGACCAACGCTAATTTCTATTATTCCATCCACAATAGCTGACGATTTTGTAAAAGCTATGAAAAATCAATTCCCAGAACATCAAATTATCTTAACAAAAGCCGATGAACATGGTATACAAGTAAAGTAATGTATTAAACGTCTACTGAAAAAGTAGACGTTTTTTCTTGAAGGAGGAAGTAGCTTGAAACCAATTATTTTCTGTGATTTCGATGGCACTATAACAGAAACTGATAATATTGTCTCACTTATGACTCAATTCGTACCAGAGGCTTCTGAGAAAATCGCAAAAGCAATGATGGAACAAACCATATCCTTTAAAGAAGGTGTTTCAGCAATGTTCGAGCTATTGTCTACTAACCAAAAAGAAGCTGTGATTGACTATTTATTAGATACAGCCATTATACGTGAGGGCTTTGGGGATTTTGTAAGCTTTGCACAGGATAAGCAGATTCCGTTTTATATCGTTAGCGGCGGTGTTGATTTTTTCATAGACCCACTTTTAGAAAAGTACGGACCATTTTCAGGCATATATTGTAATCGTGCTGATTTTTCGGGGCAGCAAATCAAGCTCGTCTTTCCAAACAGTTGTGATGAGGAGTGTTCTAAATTTAATACACAAGGGTGTGGCTGCTGTAAGCCAAGCGTCATGCGTAAAGTTACACAGAATGATCATTTTAAAATTGTGATTGGAGACTCCCTATCTGATTTTGAGGCTGCTAAACAGGCAGATTTTGTGCTTGCGAGAGATCATCTTATAACACGCTGTAAAGAACTTGATCTCCCCTATAAACCTTTCGAAACATTTCACGATTGCTTAGATGCTGTAAAACTGCTTATTGAGGTTGAACAAGCTGTTTCCTTATCATGAGCTTCTTAATTTTTTATACAACAAAGGGAGCTATGCTTATTAAGCTAGCTCCCTTCCTACATGTCATTTTTGATTTCTTTGAAAATATCGCTTTCGACGTTCATACCAAAACATACAAATGATGAACCAAGTATAGCCCATGCTCCAGCCAGCTAACACATCAGATGCAAAATGACGAGCCCCAGCAACTCTAGACAAACCAATAAGAACTGTTAAAATAATTGCGCCAATCCAAAGCAATATTTTACGTCCTTTCCTATTATTTTCCGCTAAAATATAGGCTGTTGTGAATAAATACAAAATTCCAGTCATAGAATGTCCAGATGGAAAACTGAAAGAAGTAAGTTGCTCTTCGATTTCAGGACGTGGTCGTTGTACCCATTTTTTTAAAATTTGATTCAGTACATTACCACCAGCTACCGTTAACAATACAAATAAAATACCTCGATAATTTTTTGCCTGCCAAGCTAAATAAACAATTAAAACAAGGGCTACAGAAACTACAAATGCAGGTTCGCCGATATAATGAAAAAATTCAATAAAACGATTCCCGAAAATAAATTCTGCCATTTTTGTATCAAAATTTTTAATTGAATTACTTTGAAAAGTAGCTTGTAGCATACAATAGATAATTAGTGTTAATAATGATAATGAATATGCAAAAATTTTCATACCAGACTTCTCCTC
This window harbors:
- a CDS encoding FAD-dependent oxidoreductase, which codes for MTQSLWLATSDSISLTSLNASTNCDVCIIGGGLTGLYTAYVLAKSGVDVVLLEANTHLGHGTTGHSTGKLTAQHSLVYSELIEKLSVEEAKLYYQLNQLAIEKAMQLLPKNSIQQVDSLLYCQTKTGYAQLLKEWNAYKVLNIKAKITSETELPFPITKALSMSQQAQINPVEVCNFLAKEALSMGAKLYTNTRVQQLNISQNNLHTENNMSVQYNKLILCSHYPIEAFKGLQLFKLSNSRSYMVASKINDTMQGQYLCVDFPSRSIRTATINNEHYLVLGGANHIAGGTAKTAPYYEAIEGEMKAHFDQEPIYRWSAQDIETPDMIPYVGRITKSLPNVLIATGYRKWGISNSFVAGDILSSLITGSRSEDGAIALYSPARTKFGAQFMQMLKVGGFVAKEFVGGYLRNASAPTCTHLGCKTKWNEADETWDCPCHGSRFNAKGEVLEGPAVQPLKLE
- a CDS encoding manganese-dependent inorganic pyrophosphatase, encoding MSKVLVFGHKNPDTDTITSAIVYAYLKQQLGVDAEAVRLGEVNNETQFALDKFGFGAPRSISTVVGEAEQVILVDHNEFQQSADGIEEVQITEVIDHHRIANFQTADPLYYRAEPVGCTATILNKIFKENSVEIPSNIAGLMLSAIISDTLLFKSPTCTEQDIKAGDELAAIAGVDIAEYGLAMLKAGADLSDKSLEDLLSLDAKEFQFGEYKSVVAQVNAVDINDVLGRQEELEILLNKNVAENGLDLFFFVVTDILNNDSTAVAIGQVAEAAAKGFGAELVNNRVILPGVVSRKKQIVPVLTDALK
- a CDS encoding GNAT family N-acetyltransferase; translation: MGITMTKKMEKKYIPLANYFEVALQQEITLSFSELENIMGQALPNAAYLNKSWWKKTKPPLTHYLSWTNAGYYVIDIKLGTSVTFSRTQMKAASNNISKDDDIPSAYIIRAIEASDARSFIHLQEEIFEQTDFMYNIQDELDLTVQQLRKNLIYWKQLRNRTILLCVLNGNFAGYVVIHGYKHSKNKHVASIHLAVKEEFQGKGIGLALMEAVEKWSKQREISRLELCVMEHNDIALNLFRKLGYQQEGIRKNAIKLNGRYMNEYSLSKIL
- a CDS encoding MurR/RpiR family transcriptional regulator encodes the protein MSINEEIKRRFVRLSKGQRKVAQFVMNNPTAVIGNGAAEVGRQANVSESTVIRFCYAMDLSGYVELQEEIRGYLMSQNGTTLQPTYTSNKQQNTSFGKVMQRDSQNIQDTIHLINDSMLQKSSKWMHKADNIYILGTRQAASIANWLSYTLRTLRSNVKQLRSDSDDIVQQINSMGEHTTLIVFSCDKHTNDIKTIVEIAKMKKVKIIAITGSALSPVRDYASAIFALGMKNQTSLDIVPVLFSFLHALIEEMINQDKVQYEKYQQSYEQVENNLLFLDAAREKQVF
- a CDS encoding MFS transporter: MTTNTVTTNKSQQSISRNKLLGVAGVGWLFDAMDVGILSFVIAALAADWGLEPNQSGWIGSINSIGMAVGALVFGIFADKVGRKQIFMWTLVLFSIASGLSAFTTTLFAFMALRFLVGMGLGGELPVASTLVSESVEAKERGRVVVLLESFWAAGWLIAALISYFVIPTWGWRAALLLTALPAVYAIYLRWHLPDSPQFTVKAESKKRSIRQNIVDVWSKKYARSTFMLWVLWFTVVFSYYGMFLWLPSVMVGKGFDMISSFKYVLIMTLAQLPGYFTAAWFIERFGRKFVLVSYLTGTAVSAFIFGNAETLAALLTSGMFLSFFNLGAWGALYAYTPEQYPAVIRGTGAGMAAAVGRIGGIFGPLLVGSFLKAGYDIGFIFTIFCGAIIIGVLGVLFLGKETKQIELD
- a CDS encoding threonine synthase yields the protein MWKGLIEEYKQFLPVTENTPALTLNEGNTPLIHLVNLSKELGIELYGKIEGANPTGSFKDRGMVFAVAKAIEDGSKCVICASTGNTSAAAAAYATRAGIQSIVVIPKGKVALGKLAQATMYGAKIIEIDGNFDDALNIVRQVSETTPVALVNSVNPYRIEGQKTASFEIVDALGAAPDYLCIPVGNAGNITAYWKGFKEYNAAKSCGLPKMYGFEAEGAAAIVKGEPIAEPETVATAIRIGNPASWKLAEAARDESGGIIDSVTDEEIVAAYKLIAGTEGIFVEPGSAASLAGVIKSVKNGKIAKGSKVVTIFTGNGLKDPDTAMNVSTVEVVSLKNNEEEIRQYIEGVL
- a CDS encoding homoserine kinase, with translation MSKMWQISVPGSTANLGPGFDSIGLGLSLYLKLTVSVQENWEIIHLDDNGPKEFELEEHLLYVIAKKIADQFGKQLPACRVEMASELPLARGLGSSAAVIVAGIELANQVCELGLSVQDKLNLSSQIEGHPDNATASVLGGLTISSMDENGVVDTFHVNDIDAAFVVFVPDVELKTSESRSVLPEQFDRTYAVQASANANMLAAALMAHDFERAGRYMEADLFHEPFRAKLIPNYTEIHEAAKKNGAFGTALSGAGPTLISIIPSTIADDFVKAMKNQFPEHQIILTKADEHGIQVK
- a CDS encoding 2-hydroxy-3-keto-5-methylthiopentenyl-1-phosphate phosphatase; protein product: MKPIIFCDFDGTITETDNIVSLMTQFVPEASEKIAKAMMEQTISFKEGVSAMFELLSTNQKEAVIDYLLDTAIIREGFGDFVSFAQDKQIPFYIVSGGVDFFIDPLLEKYGPFSGIYCNRADFSGQQIKLVFPNSCDEECSKFNTQGCGCCKPSVMRKVTQNDHFKIVIGDSLSDFEAAKQADFVLARDHLITRCKELDLPYKPFETFHDCLDAVKLLIEVEQAVSLS
- a CDS encoding phosphatidylglycerophosphatase, whose amino-acid sequence is MKIFAYSLSLLTLIIYCMLQATFQSNSIKNFDTKMAEFIFGNRFIEFFHYIGEPAFVVSVALVLIVYLAWQAKNYRGILFVLLTVAGGNVLNQILKKWVQRPRPEIEEQLTSFSFPSGHSMTGILYLFTTAYILAENNRKGRKILLWIGAIILTVLIGLSRVAGARHFASDVLAGWSMGYTWFIICMFWYERRKRYFQRNQK